Proteins co-encoded in one Pirellulales bacterium genomic window:
- a CDS encoding DUF1552 domain-containing protein produces MSRTRREFLRTLGLGSASLPFILNLPSLAFANQAGRKQRMVIMFSPNGVIPDAFWPDEEGAKFTLKESLKPLEPFQDRMLVLKGVCDRVRGDGDNHMRGIGCLLTGAELYPGNIQGGSDTPAGWASGVSIDQEIKLHLQQNDATRTRFGTLEFGVMVPDHADTWTRMVYAGPNKPVTPIDDPYQMFAKLYGKVKDREMLVSVLDDVKDDLKKVSGAVSPDDRRLLDEHATFVREMEQELRATSDVGHAVPEVDPGVKRENDQIPHISKMQIDLLVNSFTNDFARVATLQFTNSVGGAKMRWIGVDEGHHELSHEPDSNEKAVDKLTRINKWWCEQLAYLAKRLAETPEPGGQGSLLDNTLLLWTNELGKGNSHTLDNIPFVLVGNGLDFKMGRSLKFSKVPHNRLLMALAHGFDHRIKKFGNTDFCGEGPLGLT; encoded by the coding sequence ATGTCACGAACACGCCGCGAGTTTCTTCGCACGCTCGGTCTCGGTTCGGCTTCGCTGCCGTTCATCCTCAATCTGCCGAGCCTTGCCTTCGCCAATCAGGCTGGGCGGAAGCAGCGGATGGTGATCATGTTCAGCCCGAACGGCGTCATCCCCGATGCCTTCTGGCCCGACGAAGAGGGGGCGAAGTTCACGCTCAAGGAGAGCCTCAAGCCGCTCGAGCCGTTTCAGGATCGGATGCTCGTGCTCAAAGGCGTGTGTGATCGGGTCCGCGGCGACGGCGACAACCACATGCGCGGCATCGGCTGCCTGCTGACCGGAGCGGAACTTTATCCCGGCAATATCCAAGGGGGTTCCGACACGCCCGCGGGCTGGGCCAGCGGCGTCTCGATCGACCAAGAGATCAAGCTGCACCTGCAACAGAACGACGCCACGCGCACTCGGTTCGGCACCCTCGAATTCGGCGTCATGGTCCCCGACCACGCCGACACCTGGACCCGCATGGTCTACGCCGGGCCGAACAAGCCGGTCACGCCGATCGACGATCCCTATCAGATGTTCGCCAAGCTCTACGGCAAAGTGAAAGACCGTGAGATGCTGGTGAGCGTGCTCGACGACGTGAAGGACGATTTGAAAAAGGTCAGCGGCGCGGTCAGCCCCGACGACCGCCGGCTCCTCGACGAACATGCCACGTTTGTCCGCGAGATGGAGCAAGAGCTGCGGGCGACGTCCGACGTGGGTCATGCCGTGCCCGAGGTCGATCCGGGCGTGAAGCGCGAGAACGACCAGATTCCGCACATCAGCAAGATGCAGATCGATCTCTTGGTGAACAGCTTCACGAACGATTTCGCCCGCGTTGCCACGCTGCAATTCACCAACTCCGTGGGCGGGGCAAAGATGCGCTGGATCGGAGTGGACGAGGGGCACCACGAATTGTCGCACGAGCCGGATTCGAACGAAAAGGCCGTCGATAAGCTCACCAGAATCAACAAATGGTGGTGCGAGCAGCTTGCCTATTTGGCCAAGCGGCTGGCCGAAACTCCGGAGCCGGGGGGCCAAGGCAGCCTGCTCGACAACACGCTGCTGCTCTGGACCAACGAACTCGGCAAAGGCAATTCTCACACGCTCGACAACATCCCCTTTGTGCTGGTCGGCAACGGCCTGGACTTCAAGATGGGCCGCTCGCTGAAATTCTCCAAGGTGCCGCACAATCGGCTGCTGATGGCGCTGGCACACGGATTCGACCATCGGATCAAGAAATTCGGCAACACCGATTTCTGCGGCGAGGGGCCGCTGGGGTTAACCTGA
- a CDS encoding DUF1592 domain-containing protein has protein sequence MQLHSPILRGCFRSLLGRLAPLLLVAPLAAAAAEPTGEAIFKTKCAVCHGAQGEGTKKHREQLAGDKSLAQLVDLIGETMPDDDPGSLPKKEAEEVAGFVYNAMYSPAARDRNRPARIDLARLTVRQYRQAVADLVGSFRWMPNWGNERGLKAEYFQGRHINDKSRVLERIDPQVNFDFGADSPVAEKVDAHEFSIRWNGSLLAEETGEYDFVVHTDHAAKLWVNDDRHPLIDAWVKSGNDTEYKGSLFLVGGRAYPVRLEFSKSKQGVDDSKKHKDKPAAPPAPASIALKWKRPLGAEEPIPSRQLSTASAPELFVCATRFPPDDRSYGWERGTTVSKEWDEATTEAAIETTDYVAAHANELAGTSDDAKDRADKLRAFCRALAERAFRRPLAEDELKAVVDKQFDAAKDADLAVKRVVLRSLKSPRFLYREIEGRADGYDAAARLSFGLWDSIPDQELLNEAKAGRLSKKEEVARQAERMLGDLRAKSKLHDFLLTWVKADQARDVAKDSKKFPGFDAAMIADLRTSLELFLDDVVWSEKSDFRELLSADYLFLNGRLAKFYGADLPAEAGFTKVKLDADQRAGVLTHPFLMTSFAHNSETSPILRGVFLARGVLALSLRPPPEAFAPLSPELQPTLTTRERVSLQTQASTCMACHGIINPLGFTLEHFDAVGRYREQDNGKPVDSTGVYHSRSGKAVTVNNARELGAFLVDSDEAQSAFVEQMFHNLVQQPIRAYGPTALDDLRRSFAKNDYNIRKLAVATMAASAITPHDAKLAGGKVTTGEARMTKE, from the coding sequence ATGCAGCTTCACTCGCCGATCTTGCGCGGCTGTTTTCGCTCGCTCTTGGGGCGCTTGGCGCCTCTGCTACTCGTTGCCCCTTTGGCCGCCGCGGCTGCCGAACCGACCGGCGAGGCGATCTTCAAAACGAAGTGCGCCGTTTGCCATGGCGCACAGGGCGAGGGAACGAAAAAGCACCGCGAGCAGCTCGCGGGGGACAAGAGTTTGGCACAGCTCGTCGATTTGATCGGCGAGACCATGCCCGACGACGATCCCGGCTCGCTGCCCAAGAAGGAAGCCGAGGAAGTTGCCGGCTTCGTTTACAATGCCATGTATTCGCCGGCGGCGCGCGATCGAAATCGGCCCGCGCGGATCGATCTCGCGCGGCTCACCGTCCGCCAATATCGACAGGCCGTCGCCGACCTGGTCGGCAGCTTCCGCTGGATGCCCAACTGGGGAAACGAGCGCGGGCTGAAGGCCGAATACTTTCAAGGCCGCCACATCAATGACAAGTCGCGGGTGCTGGAGCGAATTGATCCGCAGGTGAATTTCGACTTCGGCGCCGATTCACCCGTGGCCGAGAAGGTCGACGCGCATGAATTCTCGATCCGCTGGAACGGCTCGCTGCTGGCCGAGGAGACGGGCGAGTACGACTTCGTCGTTCACACCGATCATGCGGCGAAGCTGTGGGTCAACGACGATCGCCATCCGCTGATCGACGCTTGGGTGAAGTCGGGCAACGACACGGAATACAAGGGGTCGCTGTTCCTCGTCGGCGGCCGGGCATATCCCGTGCGGCTCGAATTCTCGAAATCGAAGCAAGGGGTTGACGATTCGAAGAAGCACAAGGATAAGCCGGCGGCCCCACCCGCCCCCGCCTCAATCGCGCTCAAGTGGAAGCGGCCGCTAGGGGCCGAGGAGCCGATCCCGTCGCGGCAGCTTTCGACGGCCTCTGCGCCAGAACTCTTCGTCTGCGCGACCCGCTTCCCGCCCGACGATCGCAGCTACGGCTGGGAACGCGGCACCACCGTGTCGAAGGAATGGGACGAAGCGACTACCGAGGCGGCCATCGAAACGACCGACTACGTCGCGGCGCACGCGAACGAGCTGGCCGGTACCAGCGATGATGCCAAGGACCGGGCGGACAAGCTGAGGGCGTTTTGCCGGGCGCTGGCGGAGCGAGCCTTCCGCCGCCCGCTCGCGGAGGATGAGCTGAAAGCCGTAGTCGATAAGCAGTTTGATGCCGCCAAGGACGCCGACTTGGCCGTCAAGCGCGTCGTGCTGCGGTCGCTGAAATCGCCGCGCTTCCTTTACCGCGAAATTGAAGGCCGCGCCGATGGCTACGATGCCGCCGCGCGGTTGTCCTTCGGCCTCTGGGACTCGATCCCCGATCAAGAATTGCTCAACGAGGCCAAGGCCGGCCGGCTGTCAAAGAAAGAAGAAGTCGCCCGGCAGGCCGAGCGAATGCTGGGCGATCTGCGGGCGAAGTCCAAGCTGCACGATTTCCTGCTCACTTGGGTCAAGGCCGACCAAGCCCGCGACGTAGCCAAGGATTCGAAGAAATTCCCCGGCTTCGATGCGGCCATGATCGCCGATCTGCGAACGTCGCTCGAGTTGTTTCTCGACGACGTGGTTTGGTCGGAGAAATCCGATTTTCGCGAGCTGCTTTCCGCCGACTATCTTTTCTTGAATGGCCGGCTGGCAAAGTTCTACGGCGCCGATCTGCCGGCCGAAGCTGGGTTCACCAAAGTCAAGCTCGACGCGGATCAGCGGGCCGGCGTGCTCACGCATCCGTTCCTGATGACCAGCTTCGCGCATAACAGCGAAACGTCGCCAATCCTCCGCGGGGTGTTTCTGGCCCGCGGCGTGCTCGCCCTATCGCTGCGTCCGCCGCCGGAGGCGTTCGCCCCGCTTTCGCCCGAATTGCAGCCGACGCTGACCACGCGCGAACGGGTGTCATTGCAAACGCAAGCCTCGACCTGCATGGCTTGCCACGGCATCATCAATCCGCTCGGCTTCACCCTGGAGCATTTCGACGCGGTCGGCCGCTATCGCGAGCAGGATAACGGCAAGCCGGTTGATTCGACCGGCGTCTATCACTCGCGTTCGGGCAAGGCGGTGACAGTGAACAATGCTCGCGAGCTAGGGGCCTTCCTAGTCGATAGCGACGAGGCCCAATCGGCTTTCGTCGAGCAGATGTTTCACAACCTCGTGCAACAACCGATTCGAGCCTATGGCCCCACCGCGCTCGACGACCTGCGCCGCTCGTTCGCAAAAAACGACTACAATATCCGCAAGCTCGCTGTCGCGACGATGGCCGCTTCGGCGATCACTCCGCACGACGCAAAACTGGCTGGTGGGAAAGTTACGACTGGCGAAGCACGAATGACAAAAGAATGA
- a CDS encoding DUF1080 domain-containing protein yields the protein MRTHTKVIFWLVFSLFAIAANNLTFLFADKPASDAAQEKPAAHAEAKKADANKEEWHSMFDGKSLGDWKPSKFATQGTVEVKDGRIVLGFGDGCSGITWSGKFPKTNYEIRLQAMRVDGSDFFCGLTFPVGDDPCSFICGGWGGAVVGLSSIDGEDASENGTTKVKAFDDNKWYTIRVRVTKHRISAWIDGDQMVDQGLVDHKISIRSEVEDSKPLGIASWKTTAAARQIEWRKLTEDEAKEEKLK from the coding sequence ATGCGTACCCATACCAAGGTGATTTTTTGGTTGGTGTTTTCACTGTTCGCCATTGCAGCAAACAACTTGACCTTTCTTTTTGCCGACAAGCCGGCAAGCGATGCCGCTCAAGAAAAGCCGGCCGCGCATGCCGAAGCGAAGAAAGCCGACGCGAACAAGGAAGAGTGGCATTCGATGTTCGACGGCAAATCGCTCGGGGATTGGAAGCCGAGCAAGTTCGCCACTCAGGGCACGGTCGAGGTGAAAGATGGCCGGATCGTCCTCGGCTTCGGCGACGGCTGCAGCGGCATCACTTGGAGCGGAAAGTTTCCCAAGACCAATTACGAGATTCGCTTGCAGGCCATGCGCGTCGATGGGAGCGACTTCTTTTGCGGGCTGACGTTCCCCGTCGGCGATGATCCGTGCAGCTTCATTTGCGGCGGCTGGGGCGGCGCGGTCGTCGGGTTATCTTCGATCGACGGTGAGGACGCCTCCGAAAACGGTACGACAAAAGTTAAGGCCTTTGATGACAACAAATGGTACACGATCCGCGTGCGCGTCACGAAGCATCGCATCTCGGCCTGGATCGACGGCGACCAGATGGTCGATCAGGGACTCGTCGATCACAAAATCTCAATCCGCTCCGAAGTCGAAGACTCGAAGCCGCTCGGGATCGCGTCCTGGAAAACCACCGCCGCCGCGCGCCAAATCGAATGGCGGAAGCTGACGGAGGATGAGGCGAAGGAGGAGAAGTTGAAGTGA
- a CDS encoding DUF433 domain-containing protein, which yields MPKLDYRNIEKDPARCGGQPVVAGTRIRVATVLTCYRYGMNVEEIVQQYPPLKPADVHDALAYAHEHLDEIEANLTDDDEATVKARLAGGAPAP from the coding sequence ATGCCGAAGCTGGATTACCGCAACATCGAAAAAGACCCGGCGCGGTGTGGTGGGCAACCTGTTGTCGCAGGTACGCGGATTCGGGTCGCGACCGTTTTAACCTGCTACCGCTATGGGATGAACGTTGAAGAAATCGTTCAGCAATACCCGCCGCTCAAGCCGGCCGATGTGCATGACGCGCTGGCCTACGCTCACGAGCATCTTGACGAAATCGAAGCCAACCTGACCGATGATGATGAAGCGACCGTGAAAGCGCGATTGGCCGGGGGCGCTCCTGCTCCATGA
- a CDS encoding AbrB/MazE/SpoVT family DNA-binding domain-containing protein, which yields MIKTLTKHGNSYALVIDKPILEILRVSPETPFEVITDGQCLVLSPVREKGEEKKFQNALEMVHKRFGRAMKRLAE from the coding sequence ATGATCAAGACCTTGACGAAGCATGGCAATAGTTACGCGCTCGTCATCGACAAGCCGATCTTGGAGATTCTGCGGGTGTCGCCGGAGACACCGTTTGAGGTCATTACGGACGGTCAGTGCCTCGTTCTCTCGCCGGTCCGCGAGAAGGGCGAGGAGAAGAAATTTCAGAACGCGCTAGAGATGGTTCACAAGCGCTTCGGTCGCGCGATGAAACGTCTTGCGGAGTAG
- the acs gene encoding acetate--CoA ligase has translation MAAHSGGQVDSVMQEARLFAPSPEFSAKARIKSLAEYEALWNEANADIETFWGELASELRWFKPYSKVLEWNEPFAKWFVGGRTNAAYNCLDAHLDGPRRNKAAIIWEGEPGDERTLTYQQLHREVCKFANVLVHQGIHRGDVVSIYMPMIPELAIAMLACARIGAIHSVIFGGFSSEAIADRNNDAQAKLLITADSGWRRGQQLPLKANVDEALKKSPTVRKCIVVRRGGMQVHMEQGRDFWWHDLMADASADCPAMPLDSEAPLFILYTSGSTGKPKGIKHTTAGYNLFVKKTFEWVFDHRDEDLFWCTADCGWVTGHSYVVYGPLSAGATVLMFEGAPNWPSEGRFWELIEKYRVSIFYTAPTAIRSFIKWGDAWVDQHDLSSLRLLGTVGEGINPEAWMWYHRKIGGERCPIVDTWWQTETGGIMMSPLPGAIPTKPGSCTKPLPGIVPAIVDSSGKPVPAGQGGWLVMTKPWPGMLRGIWGDDERYKEQYWSKVPHRYLAGDNCRQDADGYYWIMGRIDDVLNVAGHRLSTIEIESALVSHPAVAEAAAVGRPHELKGEAVAAFVTLKSGEPTDALREELKRHVRKEIGALAQPDDIRFTNALPKTRSGKIMRRLLRDIASGKETIGDTSTLEDYSVLAKLRSEEE, from the coding sequence ATGGCAGCGCACAGCGGCGGGCAGGTGGACAGCGTCATGCAAGAGGCCCGGCTCTTCGCGCCGAGTCCCGAATTCTCGGCCAAGGCCCGCATCAAGTCGCTGGCCGAGTACGAAGCGCTGTGGAACGAGGCCAACGCCGATATCGAAACCTTCTGGGGCGAATTGGCGAGTGAGCTGCGCTGGTTCAAGCCCTATAGTAAAGTGCTCGAATGGAATGAGCCGTTCGCCAAGTGGTTCGTCGGCGGTCGAACGAATGCCGCCTACAACTGCCTCGACGCCCATCTCGATGGCCCCCGGCGCAACAAGGCGGCCATCATTTGGGAAGGCGAACCGGGAGACGAGCGAACGCTCACCTATCAGCAATTGCACCGCGAGGTTTGCAAGTTTGCCAATGTGCTCGTGCACCAGGGCATCCATCGCGGCGATGTCGTCTCGATCTACATGCCGATGATCCCCGAGCTGGCCATCGCGATGCTCGCCTGCGCCCGGATCGGGGCGATCCATTCCGTCATCTTCGGCGGCTTTTCGAGCGAAGCGATCGCCGATCGGAACAACGACGCTCAGGCGAAGCTGCTCATTACGGCCGATTCGGGCTGGCGCCGCGGCCAGCAGTTGCCACTCAAGGCGAACGTAGACGAAGCTCTGAAGAAATCGCCGACCGTGCGGAAGTGCATTGTCGTCCGCCGCGGCGGAATGCAGGTCCACATGGAGCAGGGGCGCGATTTCTGGTGGCACGACCTGATGGCCGACGCCAGCGCCGATTGCCCGGCCATGCCGCTCGATAGCGAAGCGCCGCTGTTCATCCTCTATACCAGCGGTTCGACCGGCAAGCCAAAAGGAATCAAGCACACCACGGCGGGTTACAATCTTTTCGTGAAGAAGACATTCGAATGGGTCTTCGACCATCGCGACGAGGATTTGTTCTGGTGTACTGCCGACTGCGGCTGGGTCACGGGGCATAGCTACGTCGTTTATGGCCCGCTTTCGGCCGGGGCGACGGTGCTGATGTTCGAGGGCGCGCCGAACTGGCCGAGCGAGGGGCGGTTCTGGGAGCTGATCGAGAAATACCGCGTGAGCATTTTTTACACTGCCCCGACGGCCATCCGCTCCTTCATCAAATGGGGCGACGCCTGGGTCGATCAGCACGATCTGTCGAGCTTGCGGCTCCTCGGCACGGTGGGCGAAGGGATCAATCCCGAGGCCTGGATGTGGTATCACCGCAAGATCGGCGGCGAGCGCTGCCCGATCGTCGATACCTGGTGGCAGACCGAGACCGGCGGAATCATGATGAGCCCGTTGCCCGGCGCGATCCCGACCAAACCGGGAAGCTGCACCAAGCCGCTGCCGGGGATCGTGCCGGCGATCGTCGATTCATCCGGCAAACCAGTTCCGGCCGGGCAAGGGGGCTGGCTTGTTATGACCAAGCCCTGGCCCGGCATGCTGCGCGGCATCTGGGGAGACGACGAGCGCTACAAGGAGCAGTATTGGAGCAAGGTGCCGCATCGCTATCTGGCCGGCGACAACTGCCGGCAAGATGCCGACGGCTACTATTGGATCATGGGCCGGATCGACGACGTGCTCAACGTGGCCGGCCATCGCCTGAGCACGATCGAGATCGAGAGCGCGCTGGTGAGCCATCCGGCGGTCGCGGAAGCGGCGGCAGTCGGCCGGCCGCACGAGCTGAAAGGAGAAGCCGTCGCCGCCTTCGTCACGCTCAAATCCGGCGAGCCGACTGACGCTCTGCGCGAAGAACTCAAGCGCCACGTCCGCAAGGAAATTGGTGCGCTCGCCCAGCCCGACGACATCCGCTTCACCAACGCCCTGCCCAAAACCCGCAGCGGGAAAATCATGCGCCGCCTGCTGCGCGACATCGCCAGCGGCAAGGAAACCATCGGCGACACCAGCACGCTAGAGGATTACAGCGTGCTGGCGAAGTTGCGGAGTGAAGAAGAATGA
- a CDS encoding DUF4185 domain-containing protein yields MIYTAYGDGAGLDPKVPEKLSLGFARIEGGPDDPKGANIRSTTGEQKGNGPRGRKASGLLMVDGVLYMWVRNAGNSQLAWSEDHGKTWSWSDWKFTTGFGFPTFLNSGKNYAHARDEYVYIYSTDADSAYTPADRLVLARVRKDRIRDRAAYEFFAGMDSTSQPMWTKDIRHCGAVFEHMGKCFRCMVSLDIGLKRYLMCQAGSARPVEAGFGVFDAPEPWGPWTTVTYTAHWDVSPGETASFPTKWMSADGKTLYLVYSGDDSFNAPSGAHDVRYARRHEIVKKHWKNSRMLDAADNADL; encoded by the coding sequence TTGATCTACACTGCATATGGCGACGGGGCGGGCCTCGATCCGAAGGTGCCGGAGAAACTGAGCCTTGGCTTCGCTCGCATCGAGGGCGGGCCAGACGATCCCAAAGGCGCCAATATTCGCTCGACGACAGGCGAGCAAAAAGGGAATGGACCTCGCGGACGCAAGGCCAGCGGCTTGCTCATGGTCGACGGTGTGCTGTACATGTGGGTTCGGAACGCCGGCAATTCCCAGCTCGCCTGGTCCGAAGACCACGGCAAAACGTGGTCTTGGAGCGATTGGAAGTTCACCACCGGTTTTGGCTTTCCGACTTTTCTCAATTCTGGAAAGAACTACGCACATGCTCGCGACGAGTATGTCTACATTTATTCCACGGATGCAGACAGCGCCTATACTCCCGCCGATCGGCTCGTCTTGGCGCGGGTTCGCAAGGATCGAATCAGGGACCGCGCAGCCTACGAATTCTTCGCCGGCATGGACTCGACATCGCAGCCGATGTGGACCAAAGACATCCGCCATTGCGGGGCGGTCTTTGAACACATGGGGAAATGTTTCCGCTGCATGGTCAGCCTCGACATCGGTTTGAAACGATATCTGATGTGCCAGGCAGGTTCAGCCCGCCCGGTTGAAGCGGGCTTCGGAGTCTTCGACGCGCCGGAGCCGTGGGGACCTTGGACGACGGTCACCTACACGGCGCACTGGGACGTGAGCCCGGGAGAAACAGCCAGCTTTCCGACGAAGTGGATGAGCGCCGACGGCAAGACGCTCTATCTGGTGTATTCGGGCGACGACAGTTTCAATGCGCCGAGCGGTGCTCACGACGTTCGCTACGCCCGACGGCATGAAATAGTAAAAAAGCACTGGAAGAATTCGCGGATGCTGGACGCGGCGGATAATGCGGATTTATAA
- a CDS encoding glycoside hydrolase family 172 protein produces MSLSENRLRRGGQSPFVPDHLALVPAPQKGTVPGGFRIGGMTRLRLSFAVGFLSLLMPAAAVNAQVPEDLAQPKAFRALRISSTDPHLKNGDYRPIAPGATLELGQIEGHGRITHMWFTINGKSADHLRELVLRIFWDGADKPAIECPLGDFFGLGFGRYVEYKSAPVAIGGVKALNCYWPMPFAKGARLTMINEGSEPVANCYFNIDYRLDDQPAADIRYFHTQYRQAFPAPKGEDYLILDAAGRGHFVGTFLSVMANSDGWWGEGNDKFYVDGASKPTIEGTGSEDYFCGAWDFQHAFSNPYSGVPLYDNPEKGGEKRGILNTCYRWHILDPVPFTKSLRVTIEHGRSGPNDDRQPLRNHYASVAYYYLDRAEGEGAPLPPHSQRIPKLLPLPEAPRVGSSN; encoded by the coding sequence ATGAGCCTATCCGAGAACCGCCTGAGAAGAGGGGGACAGTCCCCTTTTGTTCCCGACCATCTAGCATTGGTGCCCGCTCCACAAAAGGGGACAGTCCCCGGCGGTTTTCGGATAGGCGGTATGACACGGCTGAGGTTATCCTTCGCAGTTGGTTTTCTGTCGTTGCTGATGCCCGCGGCCGCGGTGAACGCTCAGGTGCCCGAAGACTTGGCCCAGCCGAAGGCGTTCCGAGCGCTTCGAATATCGAGCACCGATCCCCATTTGAAAAATGGCGACTACCGGCCGATCGCGCCGGGCGCAACATTGGAATTGGGTCAGATCGAGGGTCACGGCCGGATCACGCACATGTGGTTTACGATCAATGGCAAGTCCGCCGATCATCTTCGCGAGCTGGTGCTGCGGATTTTTTGGGACGGCGCCGACAAGCCGGCAATCGAGTGCCCTCTGGGCGACTTCTTTGGCTTGGGCTTCGGCCGCTACGTGGAATACAAGAGTGCGCCAGTCGCGATCGGAGGCGTGAAGGCTCTGAACTGCTATTGGCCGATGCCGTTTGCCAAGGGGGCCCGCCTGACGATGATCAACGAGGGAAGTGAGCCGGTGGCGAACTGCTACTTCAACATCGACTACCGGCTTGACGACCAACCGGCGGCGGATATTCGCTACTTTCACACCCAATATCGCCAGGCCTTTCCCGCGCCCAAGGGAGAGGACTACCTCATCCTCGACGCCGCTGGCCGCGGGCATTTTGTCGGCACGTTCTTGAGCGTGATGGCCAACAGTGACGGCTGGTGGGGCGAGGGAAACGACAAGTTCTACGTCGATGGCGCGAGCAAGCCCACGATCGAAGGAACCGGCAGCGAGGACTATTTCTGCGGGGCCTGGGATTTCCAACACGCATTCTCGAATCCTTATTCGGGCGTGCCGCTGTACGACAACCCGGAGAAGGGAGGCGAAAAGCGGGGCATCCTCAATACCTGTTACCGCTGGCACATCCTCGATCCCGTGCCGTTCACGAAATCGCTACGCGTAACGATCGAGCATGGCCGCAGCGGTCCGAACGACGATCGCCAGCCGTTGCGGAACCACTACGCAAGCGTCGCGTATTACTATCTTGATCGCGCGGAAGGCGAAGGGGCGCCGTTGCCGCCACACTCGCAGCGCATACCGAAGCTGCTCCCGCTTCCAGAGGCGCCGCGCGTTGGGTCGTCTAATTGA